A DNA window from Pseudomonas wuhanensis contains the following coding sequences:
- a CDS encoding S-type pyocin domain-containing protein encodes MPQEKNILVNRGIPRKPSSPFGFGFGAGGASGPDHSDRGYDLMDSATDWLNDNNAYTEELFNENFKNIIHITNAELANTRAAVAAVVPPGTDVLEIELRTLELQLFKARTDHQEQIRVANLYYGHDPLTKGFEAPAGRRSGQIGYYRAVEKWNISYAAAYEAKFLAEQIKLLDARLATQNNAIADANEKAAAAAQGRAQAEARRVAEEQARMAAEAARKAKEAKEQEEIAAKRRTKTDAQLKKLYAFIAAMDAARANRPFPVSGSAVALGPVFTLATGRLATNPATTQAIRGALQSAVAVVIAAGTASAGAMMVGFAALLFPSPLGNSDRREMSIPPISDLVPDNLHNWSLSLSTSEPDDLHALSVPLSDLVPGGLPDLHAIAEANGYIELPVAMGSRTVGNTTEFFVAATHGTAAPSKMPVQLATLDTTLNAYRSYNPDAPSIGMTWTPIVKPNNASTSLPASERNVVVYDGTTVTALEGRVDTFPELDLYSFGGFITVFPAESGMPPVYTMFRDRRNEPGVASGFGQKISGTWLSSASQREGTPIPSQIADQLRGRQFKTFRAFRETFWKAVANDPFLIAQFTLFNKFDIRNGLSPSAPPSEQVGRRTKFEIHHVTLISEGGSVYDIDNLRLLTPKQHIETHSKNGEL; translated from the coding sequence ATGCCGCAAGAAAAAAACATCCTTGTTAATAGAGGTATACCTCGCAAGCCTTCATCGCCTTTTGGCTTCGGATTTGGCGCCGGGGGCGCGTCAGGCCCCGACCACTCCGATCGTGGATATGACTTAATGGATTCCGCCACTGATTGGCTGAATGACAACAATGCTTATACCGAGGAACTCTTCAACGAAAACTTCAAGAACATCATTCATATAACCAATGCCGAACTCGCAAATACAAGAGCGGCTGTTGCGGCTGTTGTCCCCCCTGGAACCGATGTTCTTGAGATTGAGTTACGGACGCTTGAGCTGCAACTTTTCAAAGCAAGGACAGATCATCAAGAACAGATAAGAGTAGCCAATCTTTATTATGGCCATGACCCACTGACCAAGGGTTTCGAGGCCCCCGCGGGTCGTCGCTCAGGGCAAATAGGTTATTACAGAGCAGTAGAAAAATGGAATATCTCTTACGCCGCAGCTTACGAGGCGAAGTTCCTGGCTGAGCAGATAAAGCTGTTGGACGCCCGCTTAGCCACACAAAACAACGCCATTGCCGACGCCAATGAAAAAGCGGCGGCAGCGGCTCAGGGAAGAGCCCAGGCTGAAGCCCGACGCGTGGCCGAGGAACAGGCGCGAATGGCCGCGGAAGCAGCACGCAAAGCCAAAGAGGCGAAAGAACAAGAGGAGATTGCTGCAAAAAGGCGTACGAAAACGGATGCCCAGCTCAAAAAACTGTATGCATTTATCGCGGCCATGGACGCAGCCAGAGCCAATCGACCGTTTCCCGTATCGGGATCGGCTGTGGCACTTGGCCCGGTTTTCACCTTGGCAACGGGTCGTCTCGCCACCAATCCAGCCACTACCCAGGCAATCAGGGGCGCGCTGCAAAGCGCAGTAGCCGTCGTGATTGCGGCGGGTACCGCGTCGGCAGGTGCGATGATGGTCGGATTCGCCGCACTGCTGTTTCCCTCGCCACTAGGTAACAGCGATCGGCGCGAAATGAGCATCCCGCCGATTTCGGATCTGGTGCCCGACAACCTCCACAACTGGAGCCTCTCACTCTCGACATCCGAGCCTGACGATCTCCACGCCTTGAGCGTCCCGCTCTCGGATCTCGTGCCCGGCGGCCTCCCTGACTTGCACGCCATCGCCGAGGCCAATGGATACATTGAACTGCCGGTTGCGATGGGCTCAAGGACTGTGGGCAATACCACCGAGTTTTTTGTTGCGGCCACCCACGGAACGGCGGCTCCTTCCAAAATGCCGGTGCAGCTCGCCACGCTCGACACGACACTGAACGCCTACAGGTCCTACAATCCGGATGCCCCATCCATCGGCATGACCTGGACGCCGATAGTCAAGCCGAACAACGCGTCAACCTCCCTCCCGGCGAGCGAACGGAATGTCGTCGTTTACGACGGCACTACGGTGACCGCTCTCGAAGGAAGGGTCGATACGTTCCCGGAGCTGGATCTCTACAGTTTTGGGGGCTTCATCACGGTGTTTCCGGCTGAGTCGGGTATGCCGCCTGTTTACACGATGTTCAGGGATCGGCGGAATGAGCCTGGTGTGGCTAGCGGATTCGGACAAAAAATTTCAGGGACATGGTTATCCTCAGCATCACAAAGAGAGGGAACGCCTATCCCGTCGCAGATTGCAGATCAGTTGCGAGGGCGCCAATTCAAGACGTTTAGAGCCTTTCGGGAGACATTTTGGAAAGCTGTAGCAAATGATCCATTCTTGATTGCTCAGTTCACCTTATTCAACAAATTTGATATTAGAAATGGTCTATCACCAAGCGCCCCGCCTTCGGAGCAAGTGGGTAGACGTACGAAGTTTGAGATTCACCATGTTACGCTTATCAGTGAGGGTGGCTCAGTCTACGACATAGACAATCTTCGTCTACTGACACCAAAGCAACACATTGAAACCCACTCCAAAAATGGAGAACTATGA
- a CDS encoding bacteriocin immunity protein gives MKLKDKFEDYTESEYIALIDRLVQGDYKSEKEHDEIVDNIVSTSEHPNGTGILYYPEEGVEDSPAGVLKAIKDWRAANGKPGFKPEQ, from the coding sequence ATGAAACTTAAAGATAAATTCGAAGATTACACAGAGTCAGAATACATTGCCCTTATAGACCGTTTGGTTCAAGGGGATTACAAATCAGAGAAAGAACACGATGAAATCGTGGACAACATAGTAAGCACTTCAGAACACCCAAACGGCACAGGAATTTTGTATTACCCAGAAGAAGGTGTTGAAGACAGCCCCGCTGGCGTATTAAAAGCCATTAAAGATTGGCGAGCCGCCAACGGAAAACCAGGCTTCAAACCCGAGCAATAA